AGGTGGTGGTCGCGCCCGCTCGTGGAGTTGATGGTCGGCGTGCGGGCGAACTCGGAGAACACCAGGATGGTGGTGTGGTCCATGAAGTTGCCCCCTCCCGGGTGCGCCGTCCTGCGCAGGTCGTCCACCAGCGCGCCCAGGGCGTCGAAGCCCGCGCGCTGGTTGATGGCGTGCGTCGTCTGCGTGCCGAAGTGCGTGTCCAGGCCACCGGCCAGGTTGATGGACACGCACTGGCTGATGCCCTTCTTGAGCGCCGTGGCCACCAGCGCCGCGCGTCCCGCCGCGTTGTCGTAGGGCCCCGAGGTGGGCAGACCGTAGAAGGAGCGCACCTCCGCGTTCTCCGCCAGCTCGAAGCGGAACGCGTTGTCCAGCCGGCCCGACAGCACCTGCCGCATCTGGTCCCGGCTCGTCGAGTACGTGGAGCCCACGCCACCGGCGCCGTACGCCGCCTCCTCGCAGGAGATGGGCTGGCCGCGGAAGTCCACCAGCTGCTTCTCCAGCTCGCTGTCCAGCTGCCGCGTGCTGGCCGCCAGCGTGAGCAGCAGGTCCCTCGACTGGCTCACCTTCAGCGCGTTGGCGTTGCCCGGGTAGTTGTCGTTGTACGTCTCGACGTTGTAGGCGATGGAGGGGATGGGCACCCTCGGCATCATCTGCCCCACCACCTCGGTGGCCGTGGACGAGCCGCGCGCCGCCGCGCCAATGGGGCGCTTGCCGGTGATGAAGTAGCGCATGCCCTCTTCATGCGCGAGCGTCGTCATGTTGATGCCCCGCACCACCGCCATCAGGTCGTAGTGCGCGGCGAGCCTGTCGCCCACCGCCGGACCGAAGGTGATGTTGGAGGGCGCCGCGCCCGCCCGCGTGGACGGCACGACGGGCCGGTCCGGGAAGCGCGCGTCGGTGAAGAGGTTGTAGCCCGGCTGGATGCGCGTCTCGGCGATCCGGTCGACGGTGAAGACGTCCGGGTCCCTCGGGTCGAAGGCGAGCAGCTGATCCCACCCTCCCGAGAAGTAGACGAAGACGAAGCAGCGGTCCGCGGGCGCCAGGGCCGAGGCCTGGGCGAAGGAGCGGAAGGGCAGGCCACCGAAGACGGTGGCGCCCATGAAGCCGGCGGCGGCCTTCAGGAAGGTACGGCGGCCGGTAGAGGTCTCTGGGTTCTTCTTCATGGATGCATCTCCCCGTGCCTTCAGTAGGTGAGGAAGCGCGAGTCCGTCATCAGCGCGATACACACCGCCGCCAGCGCCTGGTCTCGCTTCTGGATGGTCTCGGCGCGCGTGGCCGCCTGGGTGAAGAAGCCCACCCAGCGCGTCAGCTCCTCGCCCTGGAGCGGCGCGCCCCAGAAGCGGGTGGACAGGTAGCCGAGCAGGTCACGCACCTGCGTGTCCGACAGCTTGCGCAGGTCGGCCACCGCCCCGGTGGGCAGCGTGCGGCTGAGCACGCGTTGCGCCGGGTCGGTCAGCTTCACCTCGGCCGCCGCCTGGGTCATGCACACCTCGCGCGCCCCGTCCTCGAGGAACTTGGCGAAGACGAGGTTGGGCTCGGTGCTCTCCTGGTTGATGAGCGCGTAGTCCGGCCGTCCCAGCGAGGTGGCCAGGCCCTCGAGCCCGGCCCATGGCCGGCCCACGGCCACTTCGATGGAGCGGGCCAGCTGGTTGACGGTGACGCGGCGGGGCGAGCGCCCCACCCGGCCGTCCTGCAGCTCCGGATCCGGCAGCGGCGTCACGGACTCCGCATGCGGGTTGGTCACGGGCAGCATCTGTCCCTCCTCCGGGGGAGGAGTGGACGGGGTCTTCTCACACCCGGCGGCGCCGAGCGCGACGAGCGCGAAGATGAGCAGGCGGCGCATCAGTCGATCCTCCGGTAGGCGTCGGTCATCACCAGGCGCTCGATGAGCGCCTTGAAGCGGTGGCCGTCTCGCGCGAAGTCCTCGGCGAGCGGCTCCAGGTAGAGGCGCTTCTCCTCGGCGGACATGGGCCGGCCGAGGAACTCCTGCCAGACGCGCCGCACCGTGCAGCGCTCCAGCTCACCTGTCTGCAGCATGCGCTGCACCAGCAGCTGCGGGCCGCCGTCGATGTTCTGCTCCTCGTCCGCGGTGCGGTAGAGGTACGTCTTGAGCATGCCCAGCGAGCTGGCGCCGTCGCCGTCGTAGGCCTGCATGACGTACTGGCCGCACTCGTTGTTGCAGGTGGTGTTGCCCGACAGCGCGCAGTCACGGCACTTGGGATCGAACCGGGGGAAGTGGGACGGGTCGAGGAAGAGGGCGCCGCGCTCGGCGTAGCGGCCCCAGTGGGCGCCGGTGGGCTCGATGGTGGCGTGGCAGTAGTTGCAGCCGCAGCGCTTGGCCAGGTTGTTCTCCCGGTTGCACGCGTCCTCGGCGGCCGGCTGGCGCGCGTTGTCCGGAGGGGCGAACGACTTGCACAGGAAGGCCGCGTAGAACTGGTTGACGCGGGCGCGCTGGGTGGGGAAGCGGTAGAGGAAGGAGGGCGTGGTGAGCACGCCGGAGTGCTCGGGACCGCGCACGTACTCCTTCCAGGTGGCCGTCTCCGCGAAGGGCACCACGGGCAGCGCCTCGGCGGCCGTCGGCGCGCTGATGCTCAGCACCCCCAGGCCCTCCTGCGGGTTGCGGTAGAGCTCGGAGAGCGGGCCGTTGAGGAACGAGCGCGGCGTGGTGAGGATGTTGAAGTAGGGCTCGTCGCGGCGCACCACCGAGTCGGCGATGAGCTCGGGCTCGGCGTTGATGGAATCCACGCGCAGCTTGTGGACGTTGGCGGTGGCGTCGGCCACCTCGCAGCGCTCCATGCGATCACCACAGCCGCAGCTGCGGTCGTTGTTGAAGCGGGTGGTGGTGCAGGACTCCATCGTCCACGGGTTGGACACGCGCGTCTGCGCCTCGATGGCGCACACCCGCACCTCCGCGCCGGTGGTGCTCCAGTAGGGCGCGGGCCGAGCCACGTAGCCCTCGCGCTGGATGCAGCCATTCTGCGGCACGTAGGAGCCGTTGATGGGGAAGCCCCTGCCGTCCTTCCTCAGGACCAGGTCCACCGAGCACCGGTCGAGCCGCGTCAGGGGCGTGGAGGACGTGGGGCTGGGGTGCTTGAAGGAGACCACGCGGCCCGAGCCGTCCGTGTCCAGCACCTCCTCCGAGAGCGCGGCCGCGTTGGTCTTGGCCGGATCCGGCAGGCACAGGTGCGGCAGCAGCGTGCCGTTGGACTGGCGCCGCATGTCGCAGAAGTAGAGGTACTTGGCGGGGATGCGCCCCTTGGACACCGCCAGCTCACACGAGGTGATGGTGGCGTCGGTGGGGTTCTGGTCCAGCCGGTCGCAGCGGTAGTAGGTGGTGTCGTAGTCCCAGCTCACCGGCAGCGGCACGCCGCGCGTGTCGTAGCACGTCTTGGCGGTGGTGGGCTCGGCATGCGGATCCTGCCGCGGGCTGTTGCACGAGTCCTGGGGGATGAAGTTGTCACAGCCCTGGCCGTTGGCGCCGCGCAGCTGGCGGCTGCTGTTGCCACGCAGCGAGTACGCGTCCGTGGTGGAGCCCACGCCGGACAGGCGCGAGTTGCCGTTGTTGTTGACGCTGGAGCTCACGTTGCTCCACAGCAGCGCGCGGTGATAGGCGCGGACGCGGGAGTAGAACTCCTCCTTCTGCATGAGGGCACGGACATCCTCGACCGTCACCTCACCCTTGGCCCGAGCGGCCTGGTACTCCTCATAGGTGGGTGGACGACCGAGCAGATCCAGGGAGAGTTGGCGCAGGTGGCGCTCGAGGGGGACCTTGGACACCGGGGCACACACCTCGCCATCCGCCAGGGCGGCGGTGGAGCCCAGCAGGGCGGTGGTGACCAGGGGAGCGAGGAAGCAGCGTGCGAATCGCACGGGAACCTCCGGGGGGGCGCAGCGGGGGGAAACGACGGCGCCACTTATGCCAGGAATTCAACTTAATTGCTATATGCCCACACGACTCAGAGTGAAACAAAATGAGAAAAATGGGCCGGGAGGGCCGCGAGTTGCATGCGGGGCACAAGCAGGACAGAAAGGTGCGCCATGTCTGATGCTGCCCACGCCCCGATCACCCGGGTGAGCGACCGTAACTTCTTCATCTTCACCGCGGTGGTGTCGGCCGCCGCGCTCGCCTTCCTCGCGTACATCCTGCTGATCCGCCGGGGAGGACCGGTGGAGGGGGTGGATCTGCGCTTCCTGCCGGCGGTGAACGCGAGCTTCAACGCGCTGGCGGCGACGTTCCTGGCCGCGGGCTGGGTGGCGATCCGCCGGGGCGCACGGCGCGCGCACCAGTACCTGATGGTGTCCGCCTTCGCGTCCTCGGCGCTCTTCCTGGTGTGCTACCTGGCGTACCACTACGTGCACGGGGACACGCGCTACGCGGGGGGCGGGGTGATGCGGACGGTGTACCTGGTCATCCTGGCCAGCCACGTGCTGCTGTCGCTGTTCGTGGTGCCGGGGGCGCTGCTGGCGTTCTACTTCGCCTGGCGCGATGCCTTCGCGAGGCACCGGAAGGTGACGCGGTGGCTGGCGCCCATCTGGCTCTACGTGTCCGTGACGGGCGTGGTCATCTTCTTCATGCTGCGCGGCAGCCTGCCCGCGGTGCCCTGAACCCCTCGTCGCGAACGAGTCCTCAGGCCTGCTGTTCCGACCGCGCCTCCTCCACGCCCACCCCGCGTGGCAGGCGCATGATGAAGACGGAGCCCTGGCCCTCCTGGCTCTCCACGGACAGGGTTCCACCGTGCATCGCCACCAGGCGGTGCGCGCTGGCCAGCCCCACGCCACTGCCGGAGATGGCCGGGGCCACGTTCCTGCCCCGGCGGAAGCGCTCGAAGATGTGCGGCTGGTCCGCCGCCGGTATCCCCATTCCCCGATCCCTCACGCTCAGCCGCACCCAGCCCTCGGGCCCCGGGGACTCCTCGCTCAACTCCACGTCGATGGGACCTCCGCGCGGGCTGTACTTCACGGCGTTGCTCAGCAGGTTGTCCAACACCCGCTCCAGGCTCGCCGCGTCCCACTCGCCCTGGAAGCCCGCGCCCTCCACGTGCAGGTGCACCGGATGCGTCGCCGCCAGCGGCCCCAGCTCGTTCATCTTCGTCCGCACCAGCCCCAGCAGATCCACCGGCTCCCTCTTCAGCGGACGCTCCTGGCCCCGCGTCACCTCCAGGAAGTGGTCGATGAGCTCCCCCATCCTCTGCGTGCCACGCAGTATCTGCTCGAAGCGCGCCTCCACCCCGCCCTTGCGCACCTCCGCGGGCAACTGGCGGCGCAGCAGCTGCGTGCTCAGGAGGATGCTCTGCAACGGCCCCTTGAGGTCATGCGTGGCGATGGCGAAGAACTCGTCGCGCACCGCGAGGGCCTCGCGCGCCGCCCGCTCCGCGCGCTCCGTCTGGTGGCGGCGCTCCTCCAGCTCGCGCACCATGCGCACCGACTCCACGGCGTTGCGCAGGCTGTGGCGCAGGCGCTCCGGGGTGAAGCCCTCCTTGAGGATGTAGTCGTGGGCGCCGGACTTCATCGCCTCCACCGCCACGCGCTCGCTGCCACTGCCGGTGAAGAACACCGCCGCGGGAGCCCGCTGGCCGTACTCCTCGCGCAGCGTGCGCAGCAGGGACACCCCGTCCATGCCCGGCAGGTGATAGTCCACCACCAGGGCGTCCACCGGCGGAGCCTGGCGCAGACGCGTCAGCGCGCTCTCGGAGGAGCTGACGAGCTCCACCTCCCACTGCGACTCGGTGTCCTTCTCGAGCGACCGCCGCAACAGCGTCTGGTCCGCCAGGCTGTCATCGACGAGGAGCACACGCAGGCTCATTCCGTGGGTTCCCCCGCGCCGGGCAGCAACGCGGCGCTGAACCAGAAACACTCCAGGGCCCGCGCCGCCTCCTGCATCTCCTCGCTCCCACCGGGCTTGAAGAGGTAGCTGTTGGCCCCTCCGGCGTAGGCCCCGTCCACGTCCTGCGCGAGGCTGGAATTGGAGAAGATGATGACGGGCAGGGAGCGCAGCTCCGGATCCGCCTTGAGCTGGGAGAGCACCTCCTGGCCCCCGATGCCGGGCATGTTCAGGTCCAGCAGCACCAGCACGGGCCGGGGAGCGTCCACGTACGCCCCCCTCCGGTAGAGGTAGTCGAGCGCGGACTCCCCATCGCGCACGCGCACCACGGGCGCGAAGAGCGGCATCCTGCGGGCCACGCGAAGCAAGGCCTCGGCGTCCGGGTCACTGTCCTCCACGAGCAGCAGGGGCCGTTGCTTCTCCATCACCGGGGCCTCTCTCCCAGGGTGAAGAAGAAGGTGGAGCCCTGGTCGGCAATGGATTCCACCCAGAGCTCGCCCCCATGCAAACGGACGAGCCGGCGAGCGATGGCCAGCCCCGCCCCACTCCCTCCGCCATAGGCATGGGCGGGGTGCAGCCGGCGGAACATCTCGAAGATGGCCTCGTGGAACCGCTCGGGGATGCCGATGCCGTTGTCTCGCACATAGAAGACGTATTCATCTGGTCGGCGCCGTGCCGGTGCGGACAGGGGCTCTGCCGGGGCGACGAACCCCACCTCCACCCAGCGCGGCTCGCCGGGCCGATGGTACTTGGCGGCATTGATGAGGAGGTTGGCCCAGACCTGCTGGATGCGCACCCCATCGCATTCCACCCGGGGCAACGGACGCGGAGTCCGCACCTCCACCTGGTTCTCCCGCAGGCGGGCGGTCAGGGTGAGCAGCACCTCGTCCACCAGCGCTCCCATGTCCACCTCGCCCCAGGCCAGCTCCACGCGCCCCACCCGGCTGTACTCGAAGAGGGCGTCCAGCTGTCCCTGGGTCCGCCCGGCCAGCCACCGCACCTCCTCGAGCTGCTTGAGGCCCTCCTCGCCCAGGACGTCACCGTAATCCTCGGTGAGGAAGCCCACGTACTGCTGGATGCCCCGCAGCGGCTCCTTGAGGTCATGCGCCACGGTGCCACTGAAGGCATCCAGCTCCGCGTTGGAGCGGGCGAGGGCGGCGGCCTGGCGCAGCAGCACCCCCACCAGGGCACCGCGGAAGCTCGTGGCGGCGGCCAGGTCCGCGGGAGCCCAGGGGACGCTCACCCCGCGCACCGTCTCCCGCCAGGCGTCGAAGGAGGCGCGCGGGTGCAGGCGGCTGGCCCCGGGCCCGGGGACCACGGGCTTCTGGGGATTGCCGGCCCAGGTGACGGTGCGAACCACCTCGGGGCGGAACCAGAGGACGAAGCGCGGCGCGTCCTCGTCCAGCCGCACCGCGAGCAGACCACTGGCCACGTCCGCGTACCCGGCGGCCGGTTCGTGGAGCCGCGAGAGTCTGTCCGTGTGGAAGGCCCCCTCGAAGTGCTGCCCGGCCAGCCACCGCGCCAGCGCGTCCACCTCCGGCAGGGAGGGCGTGGCGCCCACGAGGAGGGGGGCTTCACCGAGCAACAGGGCCATGCCGCCCGCGCCGGTGAGGCCGAGCAGGAGGTCGCCCTGACGGGGGAGGGCCGTGCGCAGCGTCCCCGCCTCCGCGGAGAGCCGCCCCACGAGCTGGGACTGGAGGTCGGCGCGGCGGGCGAGCTCGGCGGACGCGGCGGCGCGCTCCTCGGACGCGAGCTGCAACGCCACCAGCCGGGCCAGCACGTCACACGCGCGGCGCGTGGCGGCCGGCACGACGAGCGGGGTGCGGTGGTGGCACGCGATGAGGCCCCACAGCCGGCCCTCGCGCACCAGCGACACGGACATGGAGGCGGCCACCGCCATGTTCGCGAGGTACTCCAGGTGCACCGGCGACACGCTGCGCAGGGCCGCCTGGGAGAGGTCCAACGGCCGCCCCAAGGAGGGGAGGACGGAGGGCACCAGCGGCACCGGGGCGGCGCGCGAGTCGGCGATGAGGCGCAGGGTGTTTCGCGTGTACAGGGCACGGGCCTGGGCGGGAATGTCGCTGGCCGGGAAGTGCATGCCCTGGAAGCTGTCCACGGCCTCGTCCCGGCTCTCCGCCACCACCTCGCCGTGCCAGTCCGCGTCGAAGCGGTACACCATCACCCGGTCGAAGCCGGTGAGCGCGCGCACCGCCTCGGCCGCCGACTGGAGCAACCCCAGCGAGCCCTGAGCGCGGGTGAGCGGCGAGAGGAGCAGCTCCACCATCGCCAGCGCCTCCTCCTCGCTGGTGAGCTCCGCGGCGGGCTCCAGCTCCAGCACGGTGAGGCCATCGCTCCGGTGCGGCAGGCCGATGAAGTGGCGGCCCGCGGCCTCGATGCGCAGCCCCCGCGCGTGGGACTGGGACGACAGGGCCCGGGTGAGGAGAACGAGCGAGGACGGATGGAGCACCTCCGCCAGGGGCTGGCCCAGCAGCGACTCCGGCGGGCGCCCCAGCATGGCGCCGGTGTTGGCGCTCACCACCCGCAGGGTGAGATCCGGCTCGGAGAAGGCCAGCAACACGCCGTGGGGCTGGATGCCCCCCAGCAGGTGGATGGGCTCGCGCTCGCACTGCGAGAGGTCGGCTTCAGAGACGGGAGGGCGCATCACCAGGAACCTCATGGACTTCGCGGAGCCAGACCTCGAAGGCCTCGAAGGTGTCCTGGGCACCTCGCACCACCCGGGGGGCGAGCGCCGGGTCCGGGCAGGCCCGGACGAGAGCCTCTCCGAAGGCCTTCCACATGGGCCCCACGGACTCCCCATACGCCCGGAAGAAGACGAAACCGCCCGCGGTCACGCCCTCGAAGTGGCGCTGGAGGTGGCGCAGGACGAGCTGTCCCCCGAGCGTCGAGCCCTCCAGGACGTAGAGGCAACCGAGCGCCTCGGGCACACCGGACAGGCAGGGGGGGCGCGTGGGCCGGGGGAGCCGCGCCAGCGTGGCCTCTTCGTGACCGAACGCACGGAGGTCCTCCGCCAGCAGGGGCAGCTTCCAACGCTCGTCCAGGCGCAGCGAGGGGAAGAGACCCTCCAGCCGCGCGGCGAGGGCCGCCTCCAGCGTGGCATGGAGACCGTAGAGCGCCTCCAGGTGGCGCCGGTATCCGGCCAGGGTGAGGTGGGGGTCCATCAGGCGCACCACACGCTCGGCGCGCTCGTGATGGGGGCGGGTTTCCGCCTTCAACGTCTGCAACAGGGTACGGGGCTCGGAAGAGAACAAGGCTCCCCCGAGCATGCGCACGAGCGGCGTACCGGGAAATCCCCGTGACGTGCGAGTGTCGACATTCCGCCAGCCGGGAGGGGAGGGAGCACGGGGTGCGCGCCCCTCCCCGCCCGCCCGGGCCCGGGGCTACTCGTCCGAGCGGTAGGGCACGAGGGTGAAGTTGATGCCGCTCACCGTCTGATCCTCGGACAGGAGGATGGGCTCGACGGTGGTGGCATCACGCCAGAAGCCCACGCGCTCCCCGTCCTCGAAGAACTCGTTGTCCCCGTCGTCGTCGATGGTGGCCAGCGCGAAGTAGGTGCGCGGGGTGAGCGCCAGGCTGTAGGCGTAACCCCCGGAGGAGGGCACCAGCGCCACGCCCTCGTCATCCACCTGCCACTCACCGACGTCGTCCAGGTAGGCGAAGGCGATGACGGCATCCTTGTCCTGGGTGGTGCCCACCTGGAACTTCACCAGCACCTCGGTGCTGTCCCCGTTGCTGCCCGACAGGGCGACGCGGGCCTCGTAGTTGCCGTTGGCCAGCCCCGCGGTGTTGACGGCCACCGCGAGCGAGTCGGACGCATAGCCCGACAGGGTCAGCGTGTTGCCCTCGGGGAAGGACAGCGCGGAGAGCTGCGCGCCCCTGGCCGCGGCCGTCACCTTGAGCGAGCCACCTCCCACGTTGCGCACGGTGAGCTGCTGGGTGCCTCCCCCGGGGAAGGAGAGCTGGGTGGAGCTCACGCTGAGCCTCGGCGGCGCGTTGGGGTCCGGCTGGACGCCCTTGGCCCGCAGCACGGCGGCCTGGGCATTGACGAGGCCGGCGCCACAACCCTCGGAGCACTGGCTGGACGGGTCGGCGGTGTCCTTGAGGATCTGCTCCGCGTCCGCCGCGCTGAGGCTGGGGTTCACGTCCTTCATGAGCGCGACGATGCCGGCCACGTGCGGAGAGGCCATGCTGGTGCCCTGGTAGTAGGCCCAGACGGGCTGGCCGGAGTCATCCAGGATGGTGGACAGCACGCCGTCCGGCTTGCCGTCGCCGTTGAGGTCCTCGGCCGTCTCGCCGCCGGTGGCCATCACGTCCACCGCGCTGCCGTAGTTGGAGTAGCTGGAGCGCCTGCCACTGAAGCGCGTGGCGCCCACGCAGATGACGCGCTGCTGGTTGCACGGCGAGAACTGGCTGGCGGGGATGTTCGAGTTGCCCGCGGCCACGACGATGACGACGCCCTTGGCCACGGCGGTGTCGATGACCTCCTGGAGCGCCTGGCTGGGGCTGCTCTCTCCACCGAGGCTCATGTTGATGACCTTGGCGGGGTACTTGTTGACGGGCAGACCCGGGACGCTGACCCCCGTGGCCCACTGGATGCCCGCGGCGATGTCGGCGAACGAGCCGCTGCCGCCGCCCAGCACGCGCACCGGGAGGATGGCGCGGCCACCCCAGTAGATGCCGGCCACGCCCCGGCCATCGTTCGTCGCGGCGGCGATGGTGCCGGCCACGTGCGAGCCGTGGTACGAGGAGCCGCCGTTGGGCTGGTCCTTGCCCTGGTCCGTGGGGTCGGTGTCGCGCCCATCACCGTCCTGGGACGAGGAGGTATCCGACACCAGGTCGGCGCCCGGCAGGACGCGGCTGTCCAGGTCGGAGTGCTTGATGATGCCCGAGTCCAGCACGGCGATGACGACGTTGCTGATGCCCGTGGAGGAGTTGGAGGAGCCCGTGGTGACGTCCCAGGCGGCGGGCAGGTTCATCATCGGGTAGTGCCACTGGCGCGAGTAGCCCGGGTCATTGGGCGCGGCGAGGGCCTGGACGCGCACGTTCTTCTCGGCGTAGCGCACGCCGCCCAGCTTCGCCACCTGCCGCACGAGACCGCCCGTCTCCCCGGCCTTCATGGCGCGCCGCTCCAGGGGCGCGTAGCCGATGACGTGCAGGTACTCGGAGATGAAGCCCTTGTGCACCGCGCGGTAGCCGGGCAGGTGCACGCGGGCGAGCGCGGCGGCCTCGGGGAGGTGGGCCTCCTCGAAGCGGACGATGACGTCACCGGGGATGGCGTTGGCCTCGGTGGACGGGCTCGTGGTGGTGAGTGCCGCGCCCTGGACGCCCTTGTTCGCGACGGCCTGGGCGATGGACTGGGAGAGCTTGCGCCGCAGAGCGGAGTCCTTGAGCAGCGCGGGCGAGACGGTGGCGGGAGTGGACTGGAGGCGGAACGGGGTCAGCGAGCCCCGCACCGTGCCCGTGGGCTCCAAGAGCTCCTCGGGGAAGGTACAGGTGGAGAGGCCCAACAGCCCCAGGAAGGCAAGACGGCGAATCATGAAATTTTCCTCGAACGCGGGTTGTGGTCCGCGCCGGACGCTAGAGCCACGTGGGCCGGTGCGTCCAGATGGCCCTGGCCGCCTGCTTGTTCTCTGGACCCGGCGAGAAGCTTCTCCCTACGATGCGCGCCCGCGGTCGCTCACGGCACACACATCGGAGGGGATACACCGGGTGAAGCACGGCATCGAGCTCGACAAGGTCACACGTGTGGTGGAGGGCGAGACGCACCTGGCGGACATCAGCCTGAGGCTCGAACCCGGCTCCTTCAACATCCTCCTGGGGCGCACGCGCGCCGGGAAGACATCGCTGTTGCGGCTCATGGCGGGGCTGGATCGGCCCACCACGGGGACACTGCGCGCCAACGGCGCGGACGTGACGCATGTGGACGTGCGCCGCCGCGACGTGGCCATGGTGTACCAGCAGTTCGTCAACTATCCCTCACTCACCGTCTACGAGAACATCGCCTCGCCGCTGCGGCTGGCGGGGAAGCTGGGCAAGCAGGACATCGACAAGCGCGTGCGGGAGACGGCCGCCGCGCTCCGGCTGGAGCCCTTCCTGGACCGGCTGCCCGCGGAGCTCAGTGGTGGGCAGCAGCAGCGCACGGCCATGGCCCGCGCGTTGGCGAAGGAGGCCTCGCTGCTGTTGCTCGACGAGCCGCTGGCCAACCTGGACTACAAGCTGCGCGAGGAGCTGCGCACGGAGATCCGCCAGCTCTTCCGCAACCGCCCCGCCGTCGTGGTGTACGCCACCACCGAGCCCACCGAGGCCCTGCTGCTCGGCGGACGGACCGCGGTGCTGCACGAGGGGCGCCTGCTCCAGGTGGGCCGCACCCTGGACGTGTACCAGTCGCCCGCCACCGAGCAGGTGGGCCAGGTCTTCAGCGATCCGCAGATGAACCTGCTGGACGCCGAGGTCTCCGCCGACGCGGGAGCGCGGCTCTCGCCCGAGGTGGCCTTCCCGCTGTCCGGGCACCTGAAGGGCCTCGTGCCGGGCCGCTACCGCCTGGGCTTCCGCGCCCACCACCTGCGGCTCGCCCCCAGCTCGCCCGAGGATGTCCGCCTCCCCGCGCACGTGGAGGTGGAGGAGATCAGCGGCTCCGAGACACTGGTGCACGCGGCGCACGGAAAGCTGTCGCTGACGGCGCAGGTGGAGGGCGTGCACCGGCACCCGTACGGCGCGCCGGTGGAGCTGTTCGTCCCGCCCTCCCGGATGTTCGTGTTCAGCCCCGAGGGCCGGCTGGTGGCCGCGCCCCCCTTCACCCCCGAGGAGCCCGCGAATGGCCAGGATTGAGCTCCGCGGCATCGCCCACGCCTATGTGCCCTCACCGGCGTCCGACAAGGACTACGCGCTGAGGCCCCTGGAGCTCGTCTGGGAGGCCGGCGGCGCCTACGCGCTGCTGGGGCCCTCGGGCTGCGGGAAGACGACGCTGCTCAACATCATCTCCGGCCTGCTGCGGCCCTCGCGAGGCCAGGTGCTCTTCGATGGAGTGGACGTCACCGCGGCCCCGCCGCAGCAGCGCAACATCGCCCAGGTGTTCCAGTTCCCGGTCATCTACGACACGATGAGCGTCGCGGAGAACCTGGCCTTCCCGCTGCGCAACCGGGGCCTGGGCGCCGAGGAGACCCGGGCGCGGGTAGAGGAGGTGGCGGAGCTGCTGGAGCTCACCCCGGACCTGCGCAAGCGCGCGAGCGGGCTGTCCGCGGACATGCGGCAGCGGATTTCGCTGGGGCGAGGGCTGGTGCGCCGGGACGTGGCGGCCATCCTGCTGGACGAGCCGCTGACGGTCATCGACCCGCACGTGAAGTGGCTGCTGCGCCGCAAGCTGAAGCAGGTGCACGAGCAGCTGAAGGTGACGCTCGTGTACGTGACGCATGACCAGGTGGAGGCGCTGACGCTCGCGGACCGGGTGGTGGTGATGAACCAGGGGCGCGTGGTGCAGATGGGCACGCCGCAGGAGCTCTTCGAGCGCCCGGCGGACACCTTCGTCGGCTACTTCATCGGCAGCCCGGGGATGAACCTGCTGCCCTGCGCGGTGGAGGACGGCGCGGTGGTGCTGGAGGGGCAGCGGCTCCCGCTGGACGCGGGCGTGTGCGCGAGGGCGCGGGCGGCCGGAGGCGAGCTGCGGCTCGGCATCCGGCCCGAGTTCCTGCGGCGGGTGTCCGAGGGGACGCCGTCCTCGGTGCGCGTCGAGGTGACGCAGGTGGAGGACCTGGGGCGCCACAAGCTGGCCACGACGCGGCTGGGGACGCAGACCCTCAAGGTGCGGCTGCCGGAGGAGGAGCGGCTCGCCCCCGGCGAGTCCTGCTGGCTGGAGCTGCCGCCTCGCTGGACGACGCTGTACGCCGGAGGCAGTGCCATCTCATGAGCAAACCCATCAACAACCGCGCCTGGCTGCTGGTGCTGCCCGTGCTGGTGGCCGTCGCTTTCAGTGCCGTCATCCCGTTGATGACGGTGGTGAACT
This is a stretch of genomic DNA from Archangium violaceum. It encodes these proteins:
- a CDS encoding DUF1501 domain-containing protein, whose translation is MKKNPETSTGRRTFLKAAAGFMGATVFGGLPFRSFAQASALAPADRCFVFVYFSGGWDQLLAFDPRDPDVFTVDRIAETRIQPGYNLFTDARFPDRPVVPSTRAGAAPSNITFGPAVGDRLAAHYDLMAVVRGINMTTLAHEEGMRYFITGKRPIGAAARGSSTATEVVGQMMPRVPIPSIAYNVETYNDNYPGNANALKVSQSRDLLLTLAASTRQLDSELEKQLVDFRGQPISCEEAAYGAGGVGSTYSTSRDQMRQVLSGRLDNAFRFELAENAEVRSFYGLPTSGPYDNAAGRAALVATALKKGISQCVSINLAGGLDTHFGTQTTHAINQRAGFDALGALVDDLRRTAHPGGGNFMDHTTILVFSEFARTPTINSTSGRDHHLTNSCLLMGAGLKHNLTFGKSGDIGMAPAVVDLATGQSDPTNGTSILPEHIIATVLASAKLDYSITRVEPLKALLA
- a CDS encoding DUF1585 domain-containing protein, translating into MRFARCFLAPLVTTALLGSTAALADGEVCAPVSKVPLERHLRQLSLDLLGRPPTYEEYQAARAKGEVTVEDVRALMQKEEFYSRVRAYHRALLWSNVSSSVNNNGNSRLSGVGSTTDAYSLRGNSSRQLRGANGQGCDNFIPQDSCNSPRQDPHAEPTTAKTCYDTRGVPLPVSWDYDTTYYRCDRLDQNPTDATITSCELAVSKGRIPAKYLYFCDMRRQSNGTLLPHLCLPDPAKTNAAALSEEVLDTDGSGRVVSFKHPSPTSSTPLTRLDRCSVDLVLRKDGRGFPINGSYVPQNGCIQREGYVARPAPYWSTTGAEVRVCAIEAQTRVSNPWTMESCTTTRFNNDRSCGCGDRMERCEVADATANVHKLRVDSINAEPELIADSVVRRDEPYFNILTTPRSFLNGPLSELYRNPQEGLGVLSISAPTAAEALPVVPFAETATWKEYVRGPEHSGVLTTPSFLYRFPTQRARVNQFYAAFLCKSFAPPDNARQPAAEDACNRENNLAKRCGCNYCHATIEPTGAHWGRYAERGALFLDPSHFPRFDPKCRDCALSGNTTCNNECGQYVMQAYDGDGASSLGMLKTYLYRTADEEQNIDGGPQLLVQRMLQTGELERCTVRRVWQEFLGRPMSAEEKRLYLEPLAEDFARDGHRFKALIERLVMTDAYRRID
- a CDS encoding DUF420 domain-containing protein, giving the protein MSDAAHAPITRVSDRNFFIFTAVVSAAALAFLAYILLIRRGGPVEGVDLRFLPAVNASFNALAATFLAAGWVAIRRGARRAHQYLMVSAFASSALFLVCYLAYHYVHGDTRYAGGGVMRTVYLVILASHVLLSLFVVPGALLAFYFAWRDAFARHRKVTRWLAPIWLYVSVTGVVIFFMLRGSLPAVP
- a CDS encoding hybrid sensor histidine kinase/response regulator, giving the protein MSLRVLLVDDSLADQTLLRRSLEKDTESQWEVELVSSSESALTRLRQAPPVDALVVDYHLPGMDGVSLLRTLREEYGQRAPAAVFFTGSGSERVAVEAMKSGAHDYILKEGFTPERLRHSLRNAVESVRMVRELEERRHQTERAERAAREALAVRDEFFAIATHDLKGPLQSILLSTQLLRRQLPAEVRKGGVEARFEQILRGTQRMGELIDHFLEVTRGQERPLKREPVDLLGLVRTKMNELGPLAATHPVHLHVEGAGFQGEWDAASLERVLDNLLSNAVKYSPRGGPIDVELSEESPGPEGWVRLSVRDRGMGIPAADQPHIFERFRRGRNVAPAISGSGVGLASAHRLVAMHGGTLSVESQEGQGSVFIMRLPRGVGVEEARSEQQA
- a CDS encoding response regulator — protein: MEKQRPLLLVEDSDPDAEALLRVARRMPLFAPVVRVRDGESALDYLYRRGAYVDAPRPVLVLLDLNMPGIGGQEVLSQLKADPELRSLPVIIFSNSSLAQDVDGAYAGGANSYLFKPGGSEEMQEAARALECFWFSAALLPGAGEPTE